From a region of the Fischerella sp. JS2 genome:
- a CDS encoding phycobilisome rod-core linker polypeptide, translating into MALPIHTYKPTTQNQRVCSFGTADLNEDSPYIYRLEDTNSSGEIAELIWAAYRQVFNEQEILQFNRQIALETQLKNRSITVRDFIRGLAKSGRFYQLVVAANNNYRLVEICLKRLLGRAPYNQEEEIAWSIQIATCGWSGFVDALIDSEEYTEAFGDYSVPYQRKRMSTDRPFSFTPRYGEDYRDRAGIVQTSWIHHTEWYGFLASSPYPKQVDWRTISAVIIGLSGIIAFLLILNWFVNSSAF; encoded by the coding sequence ATGGCACTACCTATACATACCTACAAACCCACTACTCAAAATCAACGAGTTTGTAGTTTTGGAACGGCAGATTTAAATGAAGATAGTCCTTATATCTACCGTCTTGAAGATACAAATTCTAGTGGTGAAATTGCAGAACTGATTTGGGCAGCCTATCGTCAAGTCTTTAACGAACAGGAAATCCTACAATTTAATCGTCAGATTGCTTTAGAAACACAACTAAAAAATCGCTCAATTACGGTACGTGATTTTATTCGTGGTTTGGCAAAATCTGGACGATTTTATCAGCTAGTAGTCGCAGCTAATAATAACTATCGGCTGGTAGAAATCTGTTTAAAGCGATTGTTGGGTCGCGCTCCCTACAATCAAGAAGAAGAAATTGCTTGGTCTATTCAAATCGCTACTTGCGGTTGGTCAGGATTCGTAGATGCCTTAATTGATAGTGAAGAGTACACCGAGGCTTTTGGTGATTATAGCGTACCCTATCAACGCAAACGAATGTCAACAGATAGACCATTCAGCTTTACCCCGCGTTACGGAGAAGATTATCGCGATCGCGCGGGTATTGTTCAGACCAGTTGGATACATCATACTGAATGGTATGGGTTTTTGGCTTCATCGCCATACCCCAAGCAAGTGGATTGGAGGACAATATCAGCCGTCATTATCGGCCTGTCTGGAATAATCGCTTTCTTGCTCATACTAAACTGGTTTGTAAACAGTTCTGCTTTTTAA